A stretch of Leisingera sp. S132 DNA encodes these proteins:
- a CDS encoding gamma-glutamylcyclotransferase family protein produces MTAPYFFGYGSLVNTATHSYGSARPARLKGWRRAWVHTSLRDVAFLSAVPCENSEIDGLIAKVPGADWAALDEREFAYERLPASDRVQHGLACSPEISVYAVPAGKQNGVSARHPVLLSYLDVVLQGYLQVFGTDGLQGFVETTDGWDSPILDDRAAPRYPRHQAISAAERKIFDDLIDSTGARRIVCKA; encoded by the coding sequence ATGACAGCTCCTTACTTCTTTGGCTACGGCAGCCTGGTGAATACGGCGACCCACAGCTACGGCAGCGCCCGGCCTGCCCGCCTGAAGGGCTGGCGGCGGGCCTGGGTGCACACCTCCCTGCGCGATGTGGCGTTCCTGTCGGCGGTGCCCTGCGAGAACAGCGAAATCGACGGATTGATTGCAAAGGTGCCGGGAGCCGACTGGGCGGCGCTTGATGAACGGGAGTTTGCCTATGAGCGGCTTCCGGCCTCGGACCGCGTGCAGCATGGGCTGGCGTGCAGCCCTGAAATTTCCGTCTACGCGGTGCCGGCCGGCAAGCAGAACGGGGTCAGCGCACGGCACCCGGTGCTGCTGAGCTATCTGGATGTGGTGCTGCAGGGCTATCTGCAGGTGTTTGGCACAGATGGCCTGCAAGGCTTCGTGGAAACCACCGACGGCTGGGACTCCCCCATTCTGGACGACCGCGCGGCGCCGCGCTATCCGCGCCATCAAGCAATCAGCGCAGCCGAGCGCAAAATCTTTGACGATCTGATCGACAGCACCGGCGCCCGCCGCATAGTCTGCAAGGCATGA
- a CDS encoding DUF2254 domain-containing protein yields the protein MIEKLLLHLGRIARQLWFRVVLISLMSVLALLLAPLAKPLLPDNLSEDFGREAVLPVLTILASGMLAVTTFSLNVMVSAYRTAASMATPRVYRLLLEDTVTHQVLATFVSGFIYSLSAVILFRARYFTPEGALVVFGLTVIVVVLIVWAILRWIDHLSSLGSMDHTLRLIEDRTRASLQARMDKPCLGGLCAREEGKPDSAVDIPSAKSGFVRYAGLSRLNELAEEAGTQITLARAPGEYILRGQPVAWATAGDNAFCKAASAAIDIGDVRSFDQDPSFGLTLLAETAQRALSPGVNDPGTAVEVMGRLERLLWENMPADETSETREATYPNVSIPPVTASHLLRCAFPPIARCGSDSPSVMRWMEKSLDALGGHPNPDMAEAAKEMCREVRDGRWG from the coding sequence ATGATCGAAAAGCTATTATTGCACCTGGGCCGGATTGCGCGGCAGCTCTGGTTCAGGGTTGTGCTGATTTCCCTGATGTCCGTGCTGGCGCTGCTGCTGGCACCGCTGGCGAAGCCGCTGCTGCCGGACAATCTGAGCGAGGATTTCGGGCGCGAGGCGGTGCTGCCGGTGCTGACGATCCTGGCGTCGGGAATGCTGGCAGTCACCACGTTTTCGCTGAACGTTATGGTCAGCGCTTACCGCACCGCCGCGTCGATGGCGACGCCACGGGTCTACCGTCTGCTGCTTGAGGACACCGTCACCCATCAGGTGCTGGCGACTTTCGTCAGCGGTTTCATCTATTCACTGAGCGCGGTCATCCTGTTCCGCGCCCGCTATTTCACCCCGGAAGGTGCGCTGGTGGTGTTTGGCCTGACCGTCATCGTGGTGGTGCTGATCGTGTGGGCCATCCTGCGCTGGATCGACCATCTGTCGAGCCTCGGCAGCATGGATCACACCCTGCGCCTCATCGAGGACCGCACCCGCGCCAGCCTGCAGGCCCGGATGGACAAACCCTGCCTCGGCGGGCTTTGCGCGCGCGAGGAGGGCAAACCGGACAGTGCGGTGGATATACCGTCAGCCAAGAGCGGCTTTGTCCGTTATGCCGGGCTGTCGCGGCTGAATGAGCTGGCAGAGGAGGCCGGCACGCAGATCACCCTTGCGCGGGCACCGGGGGAATACATCCTGCGCGGCCAGCCGGTGGCCTGGGCCACGGCGGGGGACAATGCGTTCTGCAAGGCGGCCTCTGCCGCGATCGACATCGGCGATGTGCGCAGCTTCGATCAGGACCCGTCCTTTGGCCTCACCCTGCTGGCGGAGACTGCACAGCGCGCCCTGTCGCCCGGCGTCAACGATCCCGGCACCGCAGTGGAAGTGATGGGGCGGCTGGAGCGTTTGCTGTGGGAGAACATGCCGGCGGATGAGACCAGCGAAACGCGTGAAGCAACCTATCCGAATGTGAGCATCCCGCCAGTCACCGCCAGCCACCTGCTGCGCTGCGCCTTTCCTCCGATCGCCCGCTGCGGCAGCGACTCGCCTTCGGTGATGCGCTGGATGGAGAAGTCGCTGGATGCGCTTGGCGGCCACCCGAACCCGGACATGGCAGAGGCGGCCAAGGAGATGTGCCGGGAAGTGCGGGACGGCCGCTGGGGGTAA
- the gltX gene encoding glutamate--tRNA ligase, whose translation MTTTRFAPSPTGYIHVGNLRTALMNYLIARKAGGTFILRIDDTDPERSKEEYVDAIKQDLEWLGLTWDKVERQSERLDRYVAAAEKLREIGRFYEAFETPTELDLKRKKQLNMGKPPVYDRAALNLSDDEKAALRAERGDGVWRFKLDHQRIEWTDGILGGISIDAASVSDPVLIRGDGQFLYTLASVVDDTEMGVTHVVRGSDHVTNTATQIQIIEALGGSVPSFAHHSLLTGPQGEALSKRLGTLALRDLREAGVQPMALLSLMARLGSSDPVELRTELAELIDGFDINRFGAAPTKFDVEDLYPLTARHLQSLPLEAVQSHVDALGVPAEKQAAFWDMAKENITTLKDLAGWWELCRDGAEPLVADEDKDFIAEAMALLPEGPYGSESWGKWTAAVKEATGRKGKGLFMPLRKAVTGMERGPDMSALLALMEKVRARG comes from the coding sequence ATGACCACCACCCGTTTTGCCCCGTCGCCGACCGGCTATATCCATGTCGGCAACCTGCGCACCGCGCTGATGAATTACCTGATCGCCCGCAAGGCCGGCGGCACCTTCATCCTGCGCATCGACGACACCGACCCGGAACGGTCGAAGGAAGAATATGTCGATGCAATCAAGCAGGACCTGGAATGGCTGGGCCTGACCTGGGATAAGGTGGAGCGCCAGTCCGAGCGCCTCGACCGCTATGTCGCCGCGGCGGAAAAGCTGCGCGAGATCGGCCGTTTCTATGAGGCGTTCGAGACCCCGACCGAGCTGGACCTAAAGCGCAAGAAGCAGCTGAACATGGGCAAGCCGCCGGTCTATGACCGCGCCGCTCTGAACCTGTCCGATGACGAGAAAGCAGCGCTCCGCGCCGAGCGCGGCGACGGCGTCTGGCGCTTCAAGCTGGACCATCAGCGCATCGAATGGACCGATGGGATCCTGGGCGGTATCTCCATCGACGCGGCCTCGGTTTCCGACCCGGTGCTGATCCGCGGCGACGGCCAGTTCCTCTACACACTGGCTTCGGTGGTGGACGACACCGAGATGGGCGTGACCCATGTGGTGCGCGGCTCCGACCACGTCACCAACACCGCCACCCAGATCCAGATCATCGAGGCGCTGGGCGGCTCCGTTCCGTCCTTCGCCCACCACTCGCTGCTGACCGGACCGCAGGGCGAAGCGCTGTCCAAGCGCCTGGGCACCCTGGCGCTGCGCGACCTGCGCGAGGCCGGCGTGCAGCCGATGGCACTGCTGAGCCTGATGGCGCGCCTGGGTTCCTCCGACCCGGTGGAGCTGCGCACAGAGCTGGCAGAGCTGATCGACGGCTTCGACATCAACCGCTTTGGCGCTGCGCCAACCAAGTTCGATGTCGAGGATCTCTATCCGCTGACCGCCCGCCACCTTCAGTCGCTGCCGCTGGAAGCCGTGCAAAGCCACGTGGACGCGCTGGGCGTCCCGGCGGAGAAACAGGCCGCTTTCTGGGACATGGCCAAGGAAAACATCACCACGCTCAAGGATCTTGCGGGCTGGTGGGAGCTGTGCCGCGACGGCGCCGAGCCGCTGGTCGCGGATGAGGACAAGGACTTCATCGCTGAGGCGATGGCGCTGCTGCCCGAAGGCCCCTACGGCAGCGAAAGCTGGGGCAAGTGGACCGCCGCAGTCAAAGAGGCGACCGGCCGCAAGGGCAAGGGCCTGTTCATGCCGCTGCGCAAGGCTGTGACCGGCATGGAGCGCGGCCCCGACATGTCCGCCCTGCTGGCGCTGATGGAGAAAGTCCGCGCCCGCGGCTGA
- a CDS encoding DUF1801 domain-containing protein, with translation MSGNKTAPTGASVEDFLQAVEPERKSVEAQELDRLFRGVTGFQPRMWGPSMIGYGRYHYRYATGREGEFLATGFAPRRARHSIYIMPGYQDYSAILARLGKHRLGKSCLYVNKLADIDLDVLAELIRAGLKDLDAIWPVQPE, from the coding sequence ATGAGCGGAAACAAGACCGCGCCTACAGGCGCAAGCGTCGAAGACTTCCTGCAAGCGGTGGAGCCGGAGCGCAAATCTGTCGAGGCGCAGGAGCTGGACCGGCTGTTCCGCGGGGTGACCGGATTCCAGCCGCGGATGTGGGGGCCGTCGATGATCGGCTACGGGCGGTACCACTACCGCTACGCAACGGGCCGTGAAGGCGAATTCCTGGCCACCGGTTTTGCCCCGCGCCGGGCGCGCCATTCGATCTACATCATGCCGGGCTACCAGGACTACAGCGCCATCCTGGCCCGCCTGGGCAAGCATCGTCTCGGCAAAAGCTGCCTCTATGTAAACAAGCTTGCCGACATAGACCTGGACGTGCTGGCTGAACTGATCCGCGCCGGGCTGAAGGACCTGGATGCGATCTGGCCGGTGCAGCCTGAATGA
- a CDS encoding FAD-binding oxidoreductase → MPGPKLPHFQSDLALPKAVDAVVIGGGIIGASTALELAERGHSVLLCEKGQIAGEQSSRNWGWVRIACRDPREIPLMAESLRLWEGLAQRTGHETGFTRSGILYTAEAAKREAQLERWLRNLDGWDQGARMVRGEQLAQLMPGHRTRAQAALHTPQDGRAEPQLATHAIASAARAAGAKVMTDCAVRSVETSAGRISGVMTERGRVACSAVVTAGGAWSRLFLGNAGVNLPQLKVLNSVLRTSPVPGGPDTSVRSGNLGLRKRADGGYTVSDAMENVVDIVPDSFRLGWKYLPSLRQEWRALQFRVSGRWAEEAAQAHRWNPQDITPFEQCRVLDPAPSQKAIRSGWAAAQKAFPVLRDADVVQSWAGMMDVTPDAIPVISQVDSLPGLFITTGFSGHGFGIGPAAGRLTADLVTGSAPVVDPHVFRLSRFTDGSGFGPQTGC, encoded by the coding sequence ATGCCCGGACCCAAGCTGCCCCATTTTCAATCCGATCTTGCCTTGCCCAAGGCCGTCGACGCCGTGGTGATCGGCGGCGGCATCATTGGTGCCAGCACCGCGCTGGAGCTGGCCGAACGCGGCCACTCGGTGCTGCTCTGCGAAAAGGGCCAGATCGCAGGGGAGCAAAGCTCGCGCAACTGGGGGTGGGTGCGCATTGCCTGCCGCGACCCGCGGGAAATCCCGCTGATGGCAGAATCCCTGCGTCTGTGGGAGGGGCTCGCACAGCGTACCGGCCATGAAACCGGCTTCACCCGTTCCGGTATTCTTTACACGGCTGAGGCCGCCAAGCGCGAAGCACAGCTCGAACGCTGGCTGCGCAACCTCGATGGCTGGGACCAGGGCGCGCGCATGGTCCGCGGCGAACAGCTGGCCCAGCTGATGCCGGGACACCGGACCAGGGCGCAGGCCGCGCTGCACACGCCCCAGGACGGGCGGGCAGAGCCGCAGCTGGCAACCCACGCAATCGCTTCGGCCGCCCGTGCTGCCGGCGCGAAAGTGATGACCGATTGCGCCGTGCGCAGTGTTGAAACCTCAGCGGGCCGCATCAGCGGCGTGATGACAGAACGCGGCCGGGTGGCCTGCTCTGCCGTTGTCACTGCGGGCGGCGCCTGGTCGCGGCTGTTCCTGGGCAACGCGGGGGTGAACCTGCCGCAGCTCAAGGTGCTGAACTCGGTCCTGCGCACCTCGCCGGTGCCGGGCGGGCCGGACACCTCCGTGCGCAGCGGCAATCTCGGCCTGCGCAAGCGAGCCGACGGCGGCTACACGGTTTCGGACGCGATGGAGAACGTGGTGGACATCGTTCCCGACAGCTTCCGGCTGGGGTGGAAATACCTGCCCAGCCTGCGCCAGGAGTGGAGGGCGCTGCAGTTCCGCGTCTCCGGCCGCTGGGCCGAGGAAGCCGCCCAAGCGCACAGATGGAACCCGCAGGACATCACCCCCTTTGAACAGTGCCGCGTCCTGGATCCGGCGCCTTCGCAAAAGGCGATCCGCAGCGGCTGGGCCGCCGCGCAAAAGGCTTTCCCGGTGCTGCGGGATGCTGATGTGGTGCAAAGCTGGGCTGGCATGATGGATGTGACTCCGGATGCGATTCCGGTGATTTCGCAGGTCGACAGCCTGCCGGGGCTGTTCATCACCACCGGATTCTCCGGCCACGGCTTCGGCATCGGCCCCGCCGCGGGGCGGCTGACCGCTGATCTGGTGACCGGCAGCGCCCCCGTCGTAGATCCGCACGTCTTCCGCCTGTCGCGATTCACCGACGGCAGCGGCTTCGGCCCCCAAACAGGCTGCTGA
- a CDS encoding NAD+ synthase, which translates to MADRFRVTLAQLNPAVGDLAGNAAKARAAWEEGRKAGADLVALPEMFITGYNTQDLVMKPAFHTAAIAEVEKLAADCADGPALAIGSPWVEGTKLYNAYLILKGGKIASRSLKHHLPNETVFDEVRIFDAGPLGGPYAVGNTRIGSPICEDGWHEDVAETLAETGAEFLLIPNGSPYFRNKMEVRFNHMVARSVETHLPVIYLNMVGGQDDQVFDGGSFVLNPGGALALQMPVFDEAYAHLDLERTEDGWRAVEGEKAHLPDAWEQDYRVMVESLRDYMGKTGFKKVLLGLSGGVDSAIVAAIAVDALGADNVRCVMLPSEYTSRESLDDAEAVAKALGVHYDYVPISEGRAAITSTLAPLFEGMEPGLTEENIQSRLRGLLLMAMSNKFGEMLLTTGNKSEVAVGYATIYGDMNGGYNPIKDLYKTRVFETCRWRNANHRPWMMGPEGEVIRPNVIDKPPSAELREDQKDSDSLPDYPVLDAILDILVDQDGSIADCVAAGFDRDTAKRVEHLVYISEYKRFQSAPGARLTRRAFWLDRRYPVVNRWRDPS; encoded by the coding sequence ATGGCAGACCGTTTCCGCGTGACACTGGCGCAGCTGAACCCCGCCGTCGGCGACCTGGCAGGCAACGCCGCCAAGGCCCGCGCCGCCTGGGAGGAGGGCCGCAAGGCCGGCGCCGACCTGGTGGCGCTGCCGGAAATGTTCATCACCGGCTACAACACCCAGGACCTGGTGATGAAGCCGGCCTTCCACACCGCCGCCATCGCCGAGGTAGAGAAACTGGCGGCAGACTGTGCGGACGGCCCGGCGCTGGCAATTGGCAGCCCCTGGGTCGAGGGGACCAAACTTTACAATGCCTACCTGATCCTCAAGGGCGGCAAGATTGCCTCGCGCAGCCTCAAGCACCACCTGCCGAACGAGACTGTTTTCGACGAGGTGCGGATCTTTGATGCCGGCCCGCTGGGCGGCCCTTACGCGGTTGGCAATACCCGCATCGGTTCCCCCATCTGCGAGGACGGCTGGCACGAGGATGTCGCGGAAACCCTGGCTGAGACCGGCGCAGAGTTCCTGCTGATCCCCAACGGCTCGCCTTATTTCCGCAACAAGATGGAGGTGCGCTTCAACCACATGGTCGCGCGCTCTGTCGAAACCCATCTGCCAGTGATCTATCTGAACATGGTGGGCGGCCAGGACGATCAGGTTTTTGACGGCGGCTCCTTCGTGCTGAACCCGGGCGGTGCGCTGGCGCTGCAGATGCCGGTGTTTGACGAAGCTTATGCCCATCTCGATCTGGAGCGCACGGAGGACGGCTGGCGCGCGGTTGAAGGCGAAAAGGCGCATTTGCCTGACGCATGGGAGCAGGACTACCGGGTGATGGTGGAATCCTTGCGCGACTACATGGGCAAGACCGGCTTCAAGAAGGTTCTGCTGGGTCTGTCCGGCGGTGTGGACTCGGCCATTGTTGCCGCCATCGCGGTTGATGCGCTGGGCGCCGATAACGTCCGCTGCGTGATGCTGCCCTCCGAGTACACCAGCCGTGAATCGCTTGACGATGCCGAAGCCGTCGCCAAGGCGCTGGGCGTGCATTACGACTATGTGCCGATCTCCGAGGGCCGGGCTGCCATCACCAGCACGCTGGCACCGCTGTTCGAAGGCATGGAGCCGGGCCTGACGGAGGAAAACATCCAGTCCCGCCTGCGGGGCCTGCTGCTGATGGCGATGTCCAACAAGTTCGGGGAAATGCTGCTGACCACTGGCAACAAGTCCGAGGTCGCGGTCGGCTATGCCACCATCTACGGCGACATGAACGGCGGCTACAATCCGATCAAGGATCTGTACAAGACCCGGGTGTTCGAAACCTGCCGCTGGCGCAACGCCAACCACCGCCCCTGGATGATGGGGCCGGAGGGCGAAGTGATCCGCCCCAACGTGATCGACAAACCGCCCAGTGCCGAGCTGCGAGAGGATCAGAAGGACAGCGACAGCCTGCCGGACTACCCGGTGCTGGATGCAATCCTCGACATTCTAGTGGATCAGGACGGCTCAATCGCAGATTGTGTCGCGGCCGGCTTTGACCGGGACACGGCCAAACGGGTGGAGCATCTGGTTTATATCAGCGAATACAAACGCTTCCAGTCCGCTCCCGGCGCCCGGCTGACCCGGCGCGCGTTCTGGCTGGACCGCCGCTACCCGGTCGTGAACCGCTGGCGCGACCCTTCCTGA
- a CDS encoding MORN repeat-containing protein, which produces MTRFGTAFALSTLLALAAPALAQDGEVITTQDEIGGVYEGTFKGGLQHGTGTYKLPNGYEYSGEWVEGEVRGQGVARFPDGSVYEGEFAQGKPHGLGKLTRADGSTYEGSWQDGQIHGDGTSVYTSGVRYQGSFADGKRHGQGVMTSPDGYTYNGGWVEGRQEGQARITYADGTVYEGLVADGQLQGQGRLETPEGLIYEGEWAASQMQGTGRQVHPNGDIYEGELQNTRRHGHGKMTYANGDVYVGEFADDQRHGTGTITEKDGYTYTGDWAKGQIDGKGTMTYPDGSIYEGEFRDDLAEGKGKITYPDGATYEGDWVAGVIEGQGTTVYPNGLTYTGGFKSAQNHGHGVMTYADGYRYEGGWQDSQRHGQATVTYADGSFYTGEFVSNQRHGQGKIVMPNGFIYEGEWQEGKILGQGVATYANGDVYEGSFVNGKRQGAGTMKYATGVQEDGTWENGALVSGGAGAAEQAETGQTE; this is translated from the coding sequence ATGACCCGTTTCGGCACCGCATTCGCGCTTTCCACCCTCCTGGCACTGGCCGCCCCTGCGCTGGCGCAGGACGGCGAGGTCATCACCACCCAGGACGAGATCGGCGGCGTCTATGAAGGCACCTTCAAGGGCGGGCTGCAGCATGGCACCGGCACCTACAAGCTGCCGAACGGCTATGAATACAGCGGCGAATGGGTCGAAGGCGAAGTGCGCGGCCAGGGCGTGGCGCGGTTCCCCGACGGTTCGGTCTATGAAGGCGAGTTTGCGCAAGGCAAGCCGCACGGGCTGGGTAAGCTGACCCGGGCTGACGGCAGCACCTACGAGGGCAGCTGGCAGGACGGCCAGATCCACGGCGACGGAACCTCAGTCTATACCAGCGGCGTGCGCTACCAGGGCAGCTTTGCCGATGGCAAGCGGCACGGCCAGGGCGTGATGACCTCTCCCGATGGCTATACCTACAACGGCGGCTGGGTTGAGGGCCGCCAGGAAGGCCAGGCCCGGATCACCTACGCGGACGGCACCGTTTACGAGGGTTTGGTCGCGGACGGCCAGTTGCAGGGCCAGGGCCGGCTCGAAACTCCGGAGGGGCTGATCTACGAGGGCGAATGGGCAGCCAGCCAGATGCAAGGCACCGGACGCCAAGTGCACCCCAATGGCGATATCTACGAAGGCGAGCTGCAGAACACCCGCCGCCATGGCCATGGGAAAATGACCTATGCCAATGGTGACGTCTATGTCGGCGAATTCGCCGACGACCAGCGCCACGGAACAGGCACGATCACCGAGAAAGACGGCTATACCTACACCGGCGACTGGGCAAAGGGCCAGATCGACGGAAAAGGGACGATGACCTACCCCGATGGCTCAATCTATGAGGGCGAGTTCCGCGATGATCTGGCCGAAGGCAAGGGCAAGATCACCTATCCGGACGGCGCCACCTATGAAGGCGATTGGGTGGCCGGGGTAATCGAGGGCCAAGGCACCACCGTCTATCCCAATGGGCTGACCTATACCGGCGGTTTCAAGAGCGCCCAGAACCATGGCCACGGTGTGATGACCTATGCCGACGGCTACCGGTATGAAGGCGGCTGGCAAGACTCGCAGCGCCATGGGCAAGCAACGGTGACCTACGCCGACGGCTCCTTCTACACTGGCGAGTTTGTTAGCAACCAGCGCCACGGCCAGGGCAAGATCGTGATGCCCAATGGCTTCATTTATGAAGGCGAATGGCAGGAGGGCAAGATCCTGGGCCAAGGCGTTGCGACTTATGCCAACGGCGATGTTTACGAGGGCAGCTTTGTCAACGGCAAGCGGCAGGGGGCTGGCACGATGAAATATGCGACTGGCGTACAGGAAGACGGCACCTGGGAAAACGGTGCGCTGGTCAGCGGCGGTGCAGGGGCCGCAGAACAGGCTGAAACGGGGCAGACCGAGTAA
- a CDS encoding pyridoxamine 5'-phosphate oxidase family protein has product MRQPEPEAALKTERSRLRRAHERGLYDRENVYRVLDAMPLAHIGYQINGATSVLPTLQWREGDHVYWHGSAASRAIRAMAGAEVCLSVTCMDGYVLARSAFHHSVNFRSAMLFGVAEQVTDEDAKAASLKTMVDQIFPGRWETLRPMTAQELKATALLRMPIEEGAAKIRSGPPKDDEQDYLLPIWAGVVPMAMELQPPQPDPANLEGVAMPDHLSRIRIG; this is encoded by the coding sequence ATGCGCCAGCCCGAACCAGAAGCCGCCCTGAAAACGGAGCGCAGCCGCCTGCGCCGCGCCCATGAACGCGGGCTCTATGACCGTGAAAACGTGTATCGGGTGCTCGACGCCATGCCGCTGGCCCACATCGGCTATCAGATCAATGGTGCCACCTCGGTGCTGCCCACCCTGCAATGGCGCGAGGGCGATCACGTCTATTGGCACGGCTCCGCCGCCAGCCGCGCCATCCGTGCGATGGCCGGGGCAGAGGTCTGCCTGAGTGTCACCTGCATGGACGGCTACGTTCTGGCGCGCTCGGCGTTTCACCACTCGGTCAACTTCCGCTCGGCAATGCTGTTCGGCGTGGCAGAGCAGGTAACGGACGAGGACGCCAAGGCTGCCAGTCTCAAAACGATGGTGGATCAGATCTTCCCCGGCCGCTGGGAAACCTTGCGCCCGATGACCGCACAGGAGCTGAAGGCAACTGCGCTGCTAAGGATGCCGATTGAGGAAGGGGCGGCCAAGATCCGCTCCGGCCCGCCTAAGGATGACGAACAGGATTATCTCCTGCCGATCTGGGCGGGTGTGGTGCCGATGGCGATGGAGCTGCAGCCGCCGCAGCCCGATCCTGCCAATCTGGAGGGTGTCGCGATGCCCGACCACCTGAGCCGCATCCGCATCGGTTGA
- a CDS encoding PLP-dependent aminotransferase family protein: MIDLSSMVSEGSAEPLYQQIVVALRRRISDGSLELGTRLPSSRALAQDLGVARSTVVTAYDQLVAEGFAEPRQGAGIFVCDVAPIRPPEVPATPVAAVPPPAPSLLLPGAPDPGVFPARPWARCVSRVARMDPLSLSHQEDSFGDPELRREIAAYAARWRGIACSAEQVLVTSGAREALELAMEFLVEGEDIALEAPGFTPTRRFAQARGWPVHWLRAGARGAIVPQHMAKVTLLTPSHQFPLGGTLPVPRRQAFLQAAKDRGGWIIEDDFDSEFRYGGQPVPAMAALDREGRCIYVGTFSKTFSHALRLGYAILPPGLVPRFRAQFIHPSAGAAITAQRPLAEFMATGQYDRHIRRARRLYAERYAAAAEALADWPEALGYFQRHNAGMQIAFHLKDRQNDTEICRRAAAAGFGIRPLSAHDPDGAAQGLLIGFCQSQAEDLPNLIAGLRRIVENTS; this comes from the coding sequence TTGATCGACCTGTCCAGCATGGTTTCCGAAGGCAGCGCGGAGCCGCTGTATCAGCAGATCGTTGTGGCGCTGCGCCGCCGGATCAGCGACGGCAGCCTGGAACTGGGCACCCGGCTGCCATCATCGCGGGCGCTGGCGCAGGATCTGGGAGTGGCGCGCTCCACCGTGGTGACTGCCTATGACCAGCTGGTGGCGGAAGGGTTTGCGGAACCGCGGCAGGGCGCCGGGATCTTTGTTTGCGACGTGGCGCCGATCCGCCCTCCTGAGGTTCCCGCGACGCCGGTTGCAGCGGTTCCGCCGCCCGCGCCAAGCCTGCTGCTGCCCGGCGCGCCGGATCCTGGGGTTTTTCCGGCCCGGCCCTGGGCGCGCTGTGTTTCACGTGTGGCAAGGATGGACCCGCTGAGCCTGAGCCACCAGGAGGACAGCTTTGGCGACCCGGAGCTGCGCCGGGAAATCGCGGCCTATGCCGCACGCTGGCGCGGCATCGCCTGCAGCGCGGAGCAGGTGCTGGTGACCAGCGGCGCGCGGGAAGCGCTGGAACTGGCGATGGAGTTTCTGGTGGAGGGGGAGGATATCGCGCTGGAGGCCCCCGGCTTCACCCCGACCCGGCGGTTTGCGCAGGCCCGCGGCTGGCCGGTCCACTGGCTGCGGGCTGGTGCGCGCGGGGCCATAGTGCCGCAGCATATGGCCAAGGTCACGCTGCTGACGCCTTCGCATCAATTCCCGCTGGGCGGCACCCTGCCGGTGCCGCGGCGCCAAGCCTTTCTGCAGGCTGCCAAGGACCGGGGCGGCTGGATCATCGAGGACGATTTCGACAGCGAGTTCCGTTATGGCGGCCAGCCGGTGCCGGCTATGGCCGCTTTGGACCGCGAGGGGCGGTGCATCTACGTCGGCACCTTTTCCAAGACGTTTTCCCACGCGCTGCGTCTGGGCTATGCGATCCTGCCGCCGGGCCTGGTGCCGCGGTTCCGGGCGCAGTTCATCCACCCAAGCGCAGGCGCCGCCATCACCGCGCAGAGGCCGCTGGCGGAATTCATGGCGACGGGCCAGTACGACCGCCACATCCGCCGCGCCCGCAGGCTCTATGCAGAACGCTATGCCGCGGCGGCTGAGGCGCTGGCAGACTGGCCGGAGGCGCTGGGATATTTTCAGCGCCACAATGCCGGGATGCAGATCGCATTTCACCTGAAGGACAGGCAGAACGACACGGAGATTTGCCGCCGCGCCGCTGCGGCAGGGTTTGGCATCCGGCCGCTGTCGGCGCACGACCCGGACGGCGCGGCACAGGGACTGCTGATCGGTTTTTGCCAGTCGCAGGCTGAGGACCTGCCAAACCTGATCGCCGGGCTGCGCCGGATTGTGGAGAACACCAGCTAG